AAGAATTACAAGCATTATTAGCAGGAGGGATGACGCGATCGCAAGCCAGCCAACACTTAGCTCAAGTTACCTCTCTACCCCGTAGACAAATTTATCAACTGGCTTTAGAACTAAATAATATCTTTGAAGGTAAATAGCGATCGAGTATTTTCCCTAAAAAGCTGTATCTCTTGTAACTTTTATCACACAAAACTCTAGGGATAATATTACTTGTATTTGCATTTCATCTTAATTGTAAATACCTGCAATGATTGTCTAGAAACAGTTTCTCTGAAAAACTTCTCGATCGGTAATTTTGATAAAAGTTGGCACGATGCACTCAAGGCTTTGTTAAACTGCTTAGCTCAATCAAATTTCACCCCACCAAAAATATAATACTTTTCTAGCTTGATATTTAGAGGAAGGACAACTATGAGCGGGAATGAACTACGTTCTCAAACAATTCGCCAGATTACCGACCGTAAAAAAATGCCGCCCAAACTTCCTAGTCGATTGGAAGAATTGTGGGCGACTGATGTGTTTACTCTCACCAAAATGCAGGCATGTTTACCCAAAGATGTCTTCAAATCCCTCAAAAACACGATTCAAACTGGTGGTAAGCTAGATGTGTCGGTGGCAGGTGTTGTAGCTGCCGCGATGAAAGATTGGGCGATATCTAAAGGCGCACTCTACTATGCCCACGTCTTCTATCCTATGACCAACAGTACCGCCGAGAAGCATGATGGTTTTATCTCAGTACAGTCAGATGGATCGGTAATTTCAGAGTTTTCTGGCAAACTTTTGGTTCAAGGGGAACCTGACGGTTCTTCTTTCCCGAATGGTGGGATTCGGTCTACTTTTGAAGCTCGCGGCTACACTGCTTGGGATGTCACCAGTCCTGCTTATGTGATGGAGACAGACAACGGTGTGACCCTGTGTATCCCGACAGTGTTCATCTCTTGGACAGGGGAAGCTTTAGATAAGAAAACGCCCCTGTTACGCTCTAATGCGGCGATGAGCAAGGCTGCAACTAGATTACTCAAGATATTGGGGCATTCTGAAGTTGCGCCCGTTAACTCTAGTTGTGGTGCTGAACAAGAATATTTCTTGGTAGATGCTCATTTTGCTCACAGTCGTCCCGACTTGCTGTTGACAGGTAGAACCCTATTTGGAAGACCATCTGCCAAAGGTCAGCAGTTTGACGATCACTATTTTGGAGTCATCCCCGAACGCGTTCAAGTGTTTATGCAGGATGTAGAAGAAAGACTTTATCGCTTGGGCATTCCTGCCAAAACCAGACATAATGAGGTAGCACCAGGTCAGTTCGAGATTGCCCCATATTTTGAAGCTGCGAACGTCGCTAGCGATCACCAACAAATGATCATGACGGTGCTGAGGAATATAGCTAAAAAACACGGTTTTGTTTGCTTATTACACGAAAAACCCTTTGCGGGAATTAACGGTTCTGGTAAGCACGTTAATTGGTCTGTGGGTAACCCCACCCAAGGGAATTTACTAGATCCAGGTGATAGCCCCCACGATAACCTACAATTTTTACTATTCTGTGGTGCAGTTATTCGGGGCGTTCATAAGTATGGTTCCTTGTTACGGGCTGTAGTAGCAACTGCTAGCAACGACCATCGTTTAGGTGCTAATGAAGCACCTCCAGCGATTATCTCTGTCTATCTAGGATCGCAGTTAGAAGATGTATTCGAGCAAATTAAACAAGGAAACGTGCAAAGCTCGACTCCGGCTGGAATTATGAACCTGGGTGTCGCGACTTTACCAGAATTTACCAAAGATCCTGGCGATCGCAACCGCACCTCACCTTTTGCCTTTACGGGCAATCGATTTGAATTTCGGGCAGTTGGTTCTAATCAGTCTGTTTCTGGCCCTCTGGTGGCAATGAATACGATTTTGACTGATTCTCTGACTTGGGTAGCAGATCGCTTAGAAGCTGAGTTAGCTAAAGGCACTAGCTTGAGTGCTGCTAGCTACACCATCCTTAAAGAAGTGATGGAGAAGCATGGCGCTGTCGTCTTTGGGGGTAATGGGTACTCTGAAGAATGGCATAGAATCGCGGTGGAAGAACGGGGTTTGTTGAACCTACCCACCACAGCAGATGCTCTCCCAGTGTTGACAGAAGAGTATGTGGAGGAACTATTTGCCAGAACAGGGGTACTGTCAAAGCCAGAATTAGAAAGTCGCTTTGAAGTCTATGCAGAGCAATACATTGGTGTGATTGAAATGGAAGCTAAGCTGGTCATCTCAATGGCAAAAACTGTGATTTATCCGGCAGCATTCCGCTATTTATCGGAATTATCTAGCACCATTACCAATCTTAAGCAGATAGGACTGGAACTAGAAGCAGAAATTGCCTCTAAGGTAGCTTCTTTGACTAAACAGATGATGGATCGGGTTAGCAAATTAAGCCATGCCCTAGAAACTCATGATTTTGACACCATCCAAGAACATATGCAGTATTGCGCTAAAACCATCCGTCCCCTAATGGATGAAGTGCGAGAATCTGCGGATACTCTAGAAGGTGAAGTCGCAGACGATTTGTGGCCTTTGCCTAAATATCAGGAAATGTTGTTTATCAAGTAATTCAGTAGGGTAGGCAATGCCTACCCTACCAGTTTTTGGTTAAGTCCTGTTTCCGCTAAAAACCTGATATAGTCGCTATCAAGGTTAGGAAATGCTACTATTCTTCATACAACTGATTTTTACTATGCGCTGCGCTAACTGACTTATGTACGGACGCAATGCTTTCACTGGTGTCAACTTAACGGTGAAACCCTTGCCCCGCCGTGAACTTCAGTTCACGGCTAATAGCCCAAGTCCACTGGTAGAGACGTAGCAGTGCTACGTCTCTACTGAAAATAGTTCTTATAGTCCTCTAAAGAGGACTTTAGCTATAAGCCAGGGGTTTTCAACCCCTGGCGGGTTGTTGCCTAAACCCAGCGTGCAGCAACCGTTTGAGCCTTAAATTGACACCTATGAATGCTTTGCGCCCCTACGAATGACTTCTGACTTCGCCTATATGTCTTCCAGTACGTGCAGATATTCTTTAACAGCTTGAAATAACCCCATGTCTAACGCATCAGCAATCAAGGCATGACCGATAGAAACTTCTAAAATGTGGGGAATGGAGCAGAATTTGGGCAAGTTGTCCAGATTTAGGTCGTGTCCTGCATTGACTCCTAAACCCAGAGATTGAGCTAGTATAGCTGCATCGTAATAGGTCTGGAAAATACTTTCTACTTCTCCAGCTTGAAATGCGGCGGCATAAGGTTCTGTATATAATTCAATCCGATTTGCTCCCACTTCTGGAACCATCTGAATTTGTTCTAGATCCGGTTCCATAAACAGACTGACTCGACTTCCCAAGTCCTGAAGTTCTTGGATAATAGGAACTAATTTCTCTTGATCTGCGGTGATATTCCAACCGCGATTAGAAGTAAAAGTATTTGGTTCATCTGGGACTAAGGTACATTGAGTTGGCTTGACTCGCCGAACTATATCCATAAAAGGTGGATGCAGGGGATTTCCTTCGATGTTGAATTCCACTGTCATCATGGCTGCTAGTTCGTCCACATCTGTAAACCTGATGTGGCGTTGATCTGGACGGGGATGAACCGTGATGCCATGCGCGCCTGCTTGGATGCAAGTTTTGGCTGCTTGAGTGACGCTAGGTAGGTTGAGATGGCGGGAGTTTCTCAGTAAGGCGATTTTGTTGAGATTGACACTTAAGTTGGTCATTTAATTTGACTTTCAAGACTAAAATATAACTTTTTTGGCGATCGCTGCTGCTGTGCAAAGAGATATTTTACCTGACAATGACTTGATGGAGACTCTGTATTTACCAGAATCAGCCGATAACTTCAGGTGCGATCGCTTTCATTTTATCGCTCAAAATTGGAGGCGATCGAGAGCCAGAAACTAATGAGCTAGTGACTGAACTATCAGCAATTGATATTCAAGTACAATTCTAATTGATATAATTATA
This genomic window from Merismopedia glauca CCAP 1448/3 contains:
- a CDS encoding glutamine synthetase III family protein, whose amino-acid sequence is MSGNELRSQTIRQITDRKKMPPKLPSRLEELWATDVFTLTKMQACLPKDVFKSLKNTIQTGGKLDVSVAGVVAAAMKDWAISKGALYYAHVFYPMTNSTAEKHDGFISVQSDGSVISEFSGKLLVQGEPDGSSFPNGGIRSTFEARGYTAWDVTSPAYVMETDNGVTLCIPTVFISWTGEALDKKTPLLRSNAAMSKAATRLLKILGHSEVAPVNSSCGAEQEYFLVDAHFAHSRPDLLLTGRTLFGRPSAKGQQFDDHYFGVIPERVQVFMQDVEERLYRLGIPAKTRHNEVAPGQFEIAPYFEAANVASDHQQMIMTVLRNIAKKHGFVCLLHEKPFAGINGSGKHVNWSVGNPTQGNLLDPGDSPHDNLQFLLFCGAVIRGVHKYGSLLRAVVATASNDHRLGANEAPPAIISVYLGSQLEDVFEQIKQGNVQSSTPAGIMNLGVATLPEFTKDPGDRNRTSPFAFTGNRFEFRAVGSNQSVSGPLVAMNTILTDSLTWVADRLEAELAKGTSLSAASYTILKEVMEKHGAVVFGGNGYSEEWHRIAVEERGLLNLPTTADALPVLTEEYVEELFARTGVLSKPELESRFEVYAEQYIGVIEMEAKLVISMAKTVIYPAAFRYLSELSSTITNLKQIGLELEAEIASKVASLTKQMMDRVSKLSHALETHDFDTIQEHMQYCAKTIRPLMDEVRESADTLEGEVADDLWPLPKYQEMLFIK
- a CDS encoding pyridoxine 5'-phosphate synthase, whose product is MTNLSVNLNKIALLRNSRHLNLPSVTQAAKTCIQAGAHGITVHPRPDQRHIRFTDVDELAAMMTVEFNIEGNPLHPPFMDIVRRVKPTQCTLVPDEPNTFTSNRGWNITADQEKLVPIIQELQDLGSRVSLFMEPDLEQIQMVPEVGANRIELYTEPYAAAFQAGEVESIFQTYYDAAILAQSLGLGVNAGHDLNLDNLPKFCSIPHILEVSIGHALIADALDMGLFQAVKEYLHVLEDI